GCTGCGCCGCGAGGACCTAGATGGATGGTTGCCCGAGCGCCCGTTGCGCATCCAGCACCGCTCGGGCCGGATGTGGTTCCTCAACAGCCGGGCTCTCGACCTCCTGCTCGAGAACGCCGCCCCGCCGTCCGGCCTCGAGCGCGACGCTGGGGGCTGGACCGGACGACTATTCGACGAGGACGCATGGCTGCGCCGCGTGCTCGCCGGCTCGCCCCCCGACCTCACGGCCCTCGGGCGGGACCTTTCGCGCTACGGCGTGACCGGGGTCACCGACATGTCGCCCAACAATAATGCCGAGACGGTCGCCTGGCTCGCCTCGGCGCGGCAAGACGGCTTCGCCCCGCAGGTGGTCATCGCCGGAACGCGCGAACTGGCCGAAGTCGCGATGCCGCCGGGACTGGCGCTGGGCCCGGTGAAGATCCACCTGCACGAGGCCGCCTTGCCCGATCTCGATGCGCAGATCGCCCTTGCCCGCCGCGCCCATGCGCAAGGTCGCGGTCTCGCCATCCATTGCACCACCGAGGTCGAGCTGGTCTTCGCGCTCGCCCTGCTGCGCGAGGCCGGTCCCGTCCGCGGCGACCGCATCGAACACGCAGGCATCGCCCCTGACGCGCTCGTCGCCCAAATCGCCGAGCTCGGACTGCAGGTAGTGAGCCAGCCCGCCTTCATCGCCGAACGTGGCGACCAGTATCGGAAAGGCGTCGCGAGCGAGGACTGGCCGCACCTCTATCGCCTGCGCGCCTTCCGCAAGGCCGGTGTCGTGCTGGCGGCGGGCAGCGACGCGCCTTACGGTACCATCGACCCATGGGCGGCGATGCGCGCGGCCTGCACGCGGCGCACCCGCGAGGGGCACGTCATCGGACCTGCCGAAAGCCTCGATCCCGAACAGGCGCTAGACCTGTTCCTCGCAGATCCCCTCGATCTCGCGCGCCAGCGCCGTGTCGAGCCGGGTGCCGCGGCCGATCTGTGCCTGCTCGACCGCCCCTGGAACGAAGCCCGCGAACAGCTCGATGGCGCGATGGTGCGCGCCACGATTTCAGCCGGGCGCCTTGTCCACGAGCGCCCGGTCCTCGCCCACGACAGCATCGACGAGCCCCCAGTCACGCGCCGTGCTCACGCCGATACGGCGGCCCGATAGCACCATCAGCGCGGTGCGCTGCCGCCCGATCTTGCGCGAGAGCGAGACACAGCCGCCCGCGCCGGGAAGCAGGCCCATCGCCAGTTCGGGCAAGTGGAATATCGCGTCCTCATGCGCCTCGATGCGCCCCCATGCCGCCAGTTCGAGCGATGCCCCGACACACAATCCCTGCACAGTGCTGACCATGCGCGAACGGCAGCGGGCTGCGGCGAGCGCGGGCAGCGTCCGCATCCGGATCGCATGGGCCTGTGCCGGATCGCGCGTGGTTCCAAACTCCGACAGGTCGGCGCCTGCCCCGAAGGCCCGTCCCGCACCGCGCAGCTCGACACGCGCGATGGTCGGGTCGATTGCTGCGAGGTCGAAGGCCTCGCGCAAGGCGTCGCGCATCGCCGCGTCGATGGCGTTGCGCGCATGGGGCCGATCGACCTCAATCGACAGG
This sequence is a window from Novosphingobium aureum. Protein-coding genes within it:
- a CDS encoding amidohydrolase family protein codes for the protein MLIRNAEIWATGAPGICRDVRVGDTRIEAVGALSPRPGERVIDARGAALLPGLHDHHIHLAATAAARASLDCGPPAVCDESALRQALRRAGGSGWLRATGYHESVAGMLRREDLDGWLPERPLRIQHRSGRMWFLNSRALDLLLENAAPPSGLERDAGGWTGRLFDEDAWLRRVLAGSPPDLTALGRDLSRYGVTGVTDMSPNNNAETVAWLASARQDGFAPQVVIAGTRELAEVAMPPGLALGPVKIHLHEAALPDLDAQIALARRAHAQGRGLAIHCTTEVELVFALALLREAGPVRGDRIEHAGIAPDALVAQIAELGLQVVSQPAFIAERGDQYRKGVASEDWPHLYRLRAFRKAGVVLAAGSDAPYGTIDPWAAMRAACTRRTREGHVIGPAESLDPEQALDLFLADPLDLARQRRVEPGAAADLCLLDRPWNEAREQLDGAMVRATISAGRLVHERPVLAHDSIDEPPVTRRAHADTAAR
- a CDS encoding enoyl-CoA hydratase/isomerase family protein produces the protein MPLVMIDLEHVPPECNRLASLSDLPPCPVIGLGDSDHPLAASLDCVVEAPVRAESLLTAILARPLAAGVLVQLLRTIEGMDPMSALLVESLAYATLQGGAEYRDWLGTRAPAARLPGGELRVARRGDVLSIEVDRPHARNAIDAAMRDALREAFDLAAIDPTIARVELRGAGRAFGAGADLSEFGTTRDPAQAHAIRMRTLPALAAARCRSRMVSTVQGLCVGASLELAAWGRIEAHEDAIFHLPELAMGLLPGAGGCVSLSRKIGRQRTALMVLSGRRIGVSTARDWGLVDAVVGEDRALVDKAPG